A single Thunnus thynnus chromosome 6, fThuThy2.1, whole genome shotgun sequence DNA region contains:
- the ddx23 gene encoding probable ATP-dependent RNA helicase DDX23, with protein sequence MAADSADKKDAESSGTKDRERTRERDRKSSPSRKRHRSRERNRSKSAERDRRMKDKDRDKERDRDKDRDRGRKDRDSHRRDKDRSKRSRSTSPKSKDSKLKREKDIKTEEDEDDTKKKEKVQPLSLEELLAKKKAEEEAEAKPKFLSKAEREAEAIKRREQATEERKRMIEEERKKRRLFQDTGRKMLEDPQERERRERRERMERENNGNEDDDGRQKLREEKDKGKELQAIKERYLGGLKKRRRTRHLNDRKFVFEWDASEDTSVDYNPIYKEKHQVQLYGRGFIAGIDLKQQKREQSRFYGDLMEKRRTLEEKEQEETRLKKMRKKEAKQRWDDRHWSQKKLEEMTDRDWRIFREDYSITTKGGKIPNPIRNWKEYQLPAHILEVIDKCGYKDPTPIQRQAIPIGLQNRDIIGVAETGSGKTAAFLIPLLVWITTLPKIDRIEDSDQGPYAVILAPTRELAQQIEEETIKFGKPLGIRTVAVIGGISREDQGFRLRMGCEIVIATPGRLIDVLENRYLVLGRCTYVVLDEADRMIDMGFEPDVQKILEYIPVTNQKPDTDEAEDPEKMTMNFESGKHKYRQTVMFTATMPPAVERLARSYLRRPAVVYIGSAGKPHERVEQKVLLMSEGEKRKKLLEVLAHGFEPPIIIFVNQKKGCDVLAKSLEKMGYNACTLHGGKGQEQREFALSNLKAGAKDILVATDVAGRGIDIQDVSMVINYDMAKNIEDYIHRIGRTGRAGKSGVAMTFLTKEDSAVFYDLKQAILESPVSTCPPELANHPDAQHKPGTILTKKRREETIFA encoded by the exons ATGGCAGCCGACTCCGCAGACAAAAAGGATGCTGAATCCTCAGGGaccaaagacagagagaggacacGAGAACGAGATCGTAAATCCTCCCCTTCACGCAAACGCCATCGGTCTCGTGAACGAAATCGCTCCAAATCTGCAGAAAG AGATCGTCGCATGAAAGACAAGGATAGGGACAAGGAACGTGACAGAGACAAGGACAGAGACAGGGGCCGTAAGGACAGAGACAGCCATCGACGTGATAAAGATCGCAGCAAGAGGTCCAG aagTACATCACCCAAGTCAAAAGATTCCAagttaaagagagagaaggacataaaaacagaagaggatgaagatgatacaaagaagaaagagaag GTCCAGCCACTATCTTTGGAAGAGCTTCTCGCCAAGAAGAAGGCAGAAGAGGAAGCGGAGGCAAAG CCCAAGTTCCTGTCAAAGGCAGAGCGAGAAGCCGAGGCTATTAAACGGCGTGAGCAGgcgacagaggagaggaagaggatgatagaagaggagaggaagaagagaaggttGTTCCAGGACACAGGACGAAAAATGCTGG AGGACCcgcaggaaagagagagacgagAGCGAAGAGAGCGAATGGAGCGAGAGAACAACGGGAACGAAGATGATGACGGACGACAGAagctgagagaggagaaagataaAGGCAAAGAACTCCAGGCCATCAAG GAGCGTTACCTGGGCGGGCTCAAGAAACGCCGGAGAACGCGTCACCTGAACGACAGGAAGTTCGTGTTTGAGTGGGACGCTTCTGAAGACACGTCAGTCGACTACAACCCGAT ctacaaagaaaaacatcaggtACAGCTGTACGGACGAGGCTTCATCGCTGGCATCGACTTGAAGCAGCAGAAAAGAGAGCAGTCACGTTTCTATGGTGACCTGATGGAGAAAAGGCGCACGCTGGAAGAAAAAGAGCAGGAGGA GACAAGACTGAAGAAGATGCGTAAGAAGGAAGCCAAGCAGCGCTGGGATGACAGACACTGGTCTCAGAAGAAGCTGGAGGAGATGACGGACAGAGACTGGAGAATCTTCAGAGAGGACTACAGCATCACCACCAAGGGAGGAAAGATCCCCAACCCCATCAGGAACTGGAAGGAGTACCAGCTGCCCGCACACATCCTGGAGGTCATCGACAAATGTGGCTACAAG GATCCGACACCTATTCAGAGGCAGGCCATTCCTATCGGCTTACAGAACCGTGACATCATTGGTGTGGCCGAGACTGGTAGCGGTAAAACAGCCGCTTTCCTGATTCCGCTGCTGGTCTGGATTACAACCCTGCCAAAAATAGACAG GATTGAGGACTCTGATCAGGGTCCGTATGCTGTGATCCTGGCTCCCACTCGTGAGTTGGCACAGCAGATCGAAGAGGAGACCATTAAGTTTGGTAAACCGCTCGGCATCCGTACGGTGGCTGTGATCGGAGGAATCTCCAGAGAGGACCAGGGCTTCCGTCTCAGGATGGGCTGTGAG ATTGTGATCGCCACCCCCGGTCGTCTGATTGATGTGCTGGAGAACCGCTACCTGGTCCTGGGCCGCTGCACCTATGTGGTCCTGGATGAGGCCGATCGTATGATTGACATGGGTTTCGAGCCTGACGTCCAGAAGATTCTGGAGTACATCCCAGTAAccaatcagaaaccagacacAGACGAAGCAGAGGACCCCGAGAAAATGACGATGAACTTTGAATCtggaaaacataaatacagacaa ACGGTCATGTTCACAGCCACTATGCCTCCAGCTGTGGAGCGACTGGCCAGGAGCTACTTGAGACGTCCCGCTGTGGTTTACATCGGCTCCGCAGGCAAACCTCACGAGAGAGTCGAACAGAAGGTCCTGCTCATgtcagagggagagaagag GAAGAAGCTGCTGGAGGTGTTGGCACACGGTTTCGAGCCTCCCATCATTATCTTTGTCAACCAGAAGAAGGGTTGCGACGTGCTGGCCAAGTCTCTGGAGAAGATGGGG TACAATGCTTGCACGTTGCACGGTGGCAAAGGCCAGGAACAGAGAGAGTTTGCGCTTTCCAACCTCAAGGCAGGAGCCAAAGATATCCTGGTGGCCACAGACGTTGCTGGTCGAGGTATTGATATCCAGGACGTCTCCATGGTCATTAACTACGACATGGCGAAGAACATCGAAG